A stretch of Imperialibacter roseus DNA encodes these proteins:
- the cmk gene encoding (d)CMP kinase, which translates to MQKIVIAIDGYSGCGKSTTARAVAGLLGYIYIDTGAMYRSVTLYFIDNHVSLTDPRAVSKALEQIDITFHYNATKKVNEVYLNGLNVEKEIRGMDVSQKVSDVSAIKEVRHALVAQQRKMGKSKGVVMDGRDIGTVVFPDADLKIFMTADLYVRAERRQKELLGKGQLVELEEVIENLRSRDEIDTSRKESPLKKAANAIEIDTTHITFEEQIELITNLATSKLISGVDRNKN; encoded by the coding sequence ATGCAAAAAATAGTAATTGCTATCGATGGTTACTCGGGTTGCGGAAAAAGCACAACAGCACGAGCCGTTGCTGGTCTTTTGGGTTACATCTACATAGACACAGGTGCCATGTACAGATCGGTTACTTTGTATTTTATTGACAACCATGTTTCGCTTACTGACCCCAGGGCGGTTTCGAAGGCGCTTGAACAAATTGATATAACATTTCATTACAATGCTACAAAGAAGGTAAATGAAGTGTATTTGAATGGGTTGAACGTAGAAAAAGAAATACGGGGAATGGATGTATCACAAAAGGTAAGCGATGTAAGTGCCATTAAGGAAGTAAGGCATGCTTTGGTAGCCCAGCAAAGAAAAATGGGCAAGAGCAAAGGGGTAGTGATGGATGGAAGAGATATTGGTACGGTGGTATTTCCTGATGCAGACCTTAAAATATTTATGACAGCCGACCTGTATGTGCGTGCTGAGAGGCGTCAGAAGGAGTTATTAGGCAAAGGCCAGCTCGTAGAGTTGGAGGAAGTGATTGAAAACCTGCGATCCCGAGACGAAATAGACACCTCCAGAAAAGAGAGTCCCTTAAAGAAGGCAGCAAATGCTATTGAAATTGACACCACACATATTACCTTTGAGGAACAAATAGAGCTCATTACCAACCTGGCCACGAGCAAATTAATTTCCGGAGTTGATCGAAACAAGAACTAA
- a CDS encoding 4-hydroxy-3-methylbut-2-enyl diphosphate reductase, translating into MNITIDKNSGYCFGVEFAIKMAEDEMEDNGQLYCLGDIVHNDMEVRRLYQKGLRIISRDDLKNLHNTRVLIRAHGEPPETYQLALENNIELIDASCPVVLKLQNRVKHAYDNMKKVEGQIVIYGKEGHAEVIGLAGQTREEAVIIMTDQDLDKLDYSRPITLFSQTTKSTKGFYHIKALIEDRIRENKGELRIQDFDANDSICRQVSNREPQMRKFSEEQDVVLFVAGKKSSNGRALYEVCLSINPRSYFIESEEELDLNWLVDAENIGICGATSTPMWLMERVAEFIKEKSPSEPTIA; encoded by the coding sequence ATGAACATTACTATCGACAAAAATTCTGGGTATTGTTTCGGAGTTGAATTTGCCATTAAAATGGCAGAGGATGAAATGGAAGACAATGGTCAGTTATATTGCCTGGGCGACATCGTTCACAACGACATGGAAGTCAGGCGCCTTTACCAGAAAGGTCTCCGGATTATCAGCCGGGACGACCTGAAAAACCTCCACAATACAAGGGTGCTGATTAGAGCACACGGCGAGCCGCCGGAAACGTATCAATTGGCTCTTGAAAACAATATTGAACTAATAGACGCCTCTTGCCCGGTTGTGTTGAAACTCCAGAATAGAGTGAAGCACGCCTACGACAATATGAAAAAAGTGGAGGGGCAGATTGTCATTTATGGCAAGGAGGGGCATGCAGAGGTAATTGGGCTTGCCGGGCAAACCAGAGAAGAGGCTGTTATTATTATGACAGACCAGGATTTGGATAAGCTCGACTATTCCAGGCCAATCACGCTCTTTAGCCAAACTACCAAGTCAACAAAGGGCTTTTATCATATCAAAGCGCTCATTGAAGACCGAATTCGTGAGAATAAGGGTGAGCTGCGAATTCAGGATTTCGATGCCAACGATAGCATTTGCCGCCAGGTGTCGAACAGAGAGCCTCAAATGAGGAAGTTTTCGGAAGAGCAGGATGTGGTGTTGTTTGTTGCCGGAAAAAAGAGTTCAAATGGACGGGCTTTGTACGAAGTATGCCTTTCCATCAATCCAAGAAGTTACTTTATTGAGAGCGAAGAGGAGCTGGACTTGAACTGGCTTGTCGATGCTGAAAATATAGGTATTTGTGGAGCTACGTCCACTCCCATGTGGTTAATGGAGCGGGTAGCAGAATTCATCAAGGAAAAAAGTCCTAGTGAACCAACAATTGCTTAA
- a CDS encoding Na(+)-translocating NADH-quinone reductase subunit A: MSKFVKLKKGFNINLAGKAEEKIGEIQQPETFAVKPTDFQRITRPKLLVEEGASVKAGTPLFFDRLQENVMYTSPVSGEVVEIKRGEKRKLLEIKILADKKITHEQFTKFTVSEMSSLTKETATELLTKSGVWPNIVQRPFGSIADPTATPKAIFISAFDTNPLSPNYGILFKGQDQYFQAGIDVLKKFTPGVVHVNTNADAEVLPMFAHVKGAEVNKFSGPNPAGNVGVQIHHLDPINKGDLVWTVSPFGVIQIGKLFLEGIYDASKVIAVCGSEVSNPQYYSTYSGANVGRFIEGNLKSDHVRVISGNVLSGEAVGKDGFLGFFANQVTVIPEGDKEEFLGWILPTFNKLSFQRAFGLFANTKREFVLDTNTHGEQRSFVQSGNLEKVLPMDIYVTYLMKAILAEDYDDMEALGIYEVIEEDLALCEFVDVSKNDIQKILRQGLDLIQYS; encoded by the coding sequence ATGTCTAAATTCGTAAAGCTCAAAAAAGGGTTTAATATCAATCTCGCAGGCAAGGCCGAGGAAAAAATTGGTGAAATTCAACAACCTGAGACTTTCGCAGTCAAACCAACCGACTTTCAGAGAATTACTCGCCCCAAACTACTGGTGGAAGAAGGAGCCAGCGTGAAGGCTGGTACACCCCTGTTTTTCGACAGGCTTCAGGAAAACGTAATGTACACTTCGCCTGTTAGCGGGGAGGTAGTTGAAATAAAGCGGGGTGAGAAAAGAAAGCTTCTTGAGATCAAAATCCTTGCGGATAAGAAAATAACACACGAGCAGTTTACCAAGTTCACGGTATCCGAAATGAGCTCTCTTACAAAGGAAACAGCTACGGAGCTCCTGACTAAGAGTGGTGTTTGGCCAAATATAGTTCAGCGCCCCTTCGGAAGTATAGCCGACCCAACTGCCACACCAAAGGCTATATTTATTTCAGCATTTGACACAAACCCCCTTTCTCCTAATTATGGCATCTTGTTTAAGGGGCAAGATCAATACTTTCAGGCTGGTATAGATGTCCTTAAGAAATTCACACCAGGCGTTGTACATGTTAACACCAATGCCGACGCTGAAGTGCTTCCCATGTTTGCTCATGTGAAAGGTGCCGAAGTCAATAAGTTTTCCGGTCCGAATCCTGCTGGCAATGTAGGCGTTCAAATCCACCACCTTGATCCAATTAATAAAGGAGACCTTGTTTGGACTGTTTCGCCTTTTGGTGTTATCCAGATAGGGAAGTTGTTCCTTGAAGGTATATACGATGCTTCTAAAGTGATAGCAGTTTGTGGTTCTGAGGTGAGCAATCCACAGTACTACAGCACATACTCCGGAGCCAATGTAGGTAGGTTCATAGAAGGCAATCTTAAATCGGATCACGTTAGGGTAATTTCAGGGAACGTGCTTTCAGGCGAAGCAGTTGGAAAAGACGGCTTCCTGGGATTCTTTGCCAACCAGGTAACTGTTATTCCAGAAGGAGATAAGGAAGAGTTTTTGGGTTGGATACTACCAACTTTCAATAAGCTAAGCTTTCAAAGAGCATTTGGTCTGTTTGCCAATACAAAAAGAGAGTTTGTATTAGATACAAATACACATGGTGAGCAACGCTCATTCGTTCAATCGGGCAACCTCGAAAAGGTGCTGCCAATGGATATTTATGTTACCTACCTCATGAAGGCAATTTTGGCTGAGGATTATGATGACATGGAAGCTTTGGGTATTTACGAGGTTATCGAAGAAGACTTGGCACTTTGCGAATTCGTCGATGTTTCGAAAAATGATATTCAGAAAATACTAAGACAAGGACTTGACTTAATTCAATATAGCTAA